The genomic segment CGAGGTGCCCGGGCCGCTGCCACCGTCGGGTTCGGCCACGGCAATCACCCGGTTCACCGATATCTGGGACAAGGGCAAGGCCGCGGTGATCTGGAGCGAGACGACGGCGACCGCGCCCGACGGCACCGTGCTGTGGACGCAGCGTCGGTCGATCTTCGCCCGCGGTGAGGGCGGCTTCGGCGGCGAGCGCGGGCCTTCCGGGGGCGGGTCGTCGGATGGAGCTCCCGATCGGGCTCCCGACCTCGAGCTCGACGTGCCGATCCTGCCGCAGCAGGCGCTGCTCTACCGGCTGTGCGGCGACCGTAATCCATTGCACTCCGACCCCGAATTCGCTGCTGCCGCAGGCTTTCCCCAGCCGATCCTGCATGGCCTGTGCACCTATGGCATGACCTGCAAGGCCATCACCGATGCGCTACTGGACGGCGACGCTTCGGCTGTCGCCGCTTATGGCGCGCGCTTTGCCGGTGTCGCATTCCCGGGCGAGACGCTCAAGGCCGGCATCTGGAAGGACGACAACCGATTCGTGGCCAGCGTTGTCGCGCCGGCCCGCGACAACGCGGTAGTGCTGTCCGGCGTCGAGCTGGTCCCCGCATAGGGTTTCGCGCCGAGCCCCCGGCGCCTCGCGTCCGGAGTTATCGCGTTCCCGATCGTGAAGTTAGCTTCACGTTCGCCCGCCAGTGTGAAGGTAACTTCACGCTCGACGGGCACGAGCGGCGCGTACCCGCCGGACGATCTCGGCTGGGCGGTCCCCCGCGACTACCCGAATTACGATCCACCCCAAACGCTCGAGCGTTTCTAACCGCCGAACGTCCCAGGTGTATTGCCTGCGGTCGTTGCGGTGTTGCTCGCCGTCATACTCGACCGCGACTTTCAGTTCTTCCCAACCCATATCCAGATAAGCCACCGGCTCACCGAAGTGATCGAAAACTGGGATCTGCGTTTGAGGCGGCGGTAATCCTGCCTGGACGAGCACAATGCGCAGCCAAGACTCCTTCGGCGACTGCGCCCCACTATCACAAAGTGCTATGGCCTCCCTTGCCTGCATGATGCCTCGGCGGCCCGAGTAGCGCTCCGCGAGCAGCTCGACATCGGCGGCCTTGATTCGTGTTGCTCGAGCCAATGCGTCGATGCCCGCAACCGCGGCGGTGATCGGATACCAACAGCCGAGGTCCAGGGTCGTCCTGGGTGGAGAGGTCACGGAGATCCCCCCTACGGCGGTGATCTCGTCATCCTCGATACGGTCGCCATGAGCCCGGATCCCAGCTTGAGGGTGGCGGTTGTCGTGAATGAGGTCCACCACCGTCGCGCCCTCGACCCATTTGCTCCCGTGCAGCGCCGCCGCGGAGAAACCGGCGACCACACCCTGACGCCCGCTCCACAACCATCCCGCCCGCGCGCGCAGCGCGGCGGTAACGTCGGCATCCCGACTGACATACACATTTCGGAAAAGACGGGTATAGCCATTGGATAGCTGACCCCTGGTTACTGCGCCTCGAGCGATGGCCTCACTACCAAGGAACGGCTCACCCACGATCGCAGCGTCGCACGGCTCGCCGGCCTCGTCACTTCACTCGTCGGGCGTGCAGTTAGTTTCACGCTCGACCGCGAACGTGAAACTAACTGCACACTCGGCGCAGAGAGGAAGCAGAGGTCAGCCGAGGATCAGCCCGGAGGTGGGCACACCTGTTCCGGCGGTGACGAGTACGTGCTCGACGTCGGGCACCGGGTTCACCGATGTGCCCCGCAGCTGCCGCACCCCCTCCGCGATGCCGTTCATGCCGTGGATATAGGCCTCGCCGAGCTGGCCGCCGTGAGTGTTGATGGGCAGCCGCCCGCCCACCTCGACCGCGCCGTTGGCGATGAAGTCCTTGGCCTCGCCGCGACCGCAGAAACCCAACTCCTCCAACTGAATCAGCGTGAAGGGCGTGAAGTGGTCGTAAAGAATCGCAGTCTGGATGTCGGTCGGCTTGAGACCGGATTGCCGCCACATCTGCTGACCGACCAACCCCATCTCGGGTAGCCCCAATTCGGGGCGGTAGTAGCTGACCATCGTGTACTGGTCTGGGCTGGACCCCTGAGCCGCGGCCTCGATGATCGCCGGTCGCTGCTTGAGGTCCTTCGCCCGCTCCGGTGACGTCACCACAATTGCGACGGCTCCGTCGGTCTCCTGGCAGCAGTCCAGCAGCCGCAGCGGCTCGGCGATCCACCGCGAATTCTGATGGTCCTCAATGGTTATCGGCTTCTCGTAGAAGTACGCCTTGGGGTTCTTGGCAGCGTGCTTGCGATCCGCCACCGAGATGGCGCCGAAATCGCGGCTCGTCGCGCCCGACCAATGCATGTACCGCTGGGCGATCATCGCGACTTGCGCGGCCGGCGTCGACAACCCATGCGGATACGAGAACGAGTTGTCGGCCGCGGTCGAATCAGCCTGCACGCCGGCGTTTCCCACCAGCCTGGTCTGCACCTGGCCGAATCGCATGCCCGAGCGCTCGTTGAAGGCCCGGTAGGCGACGACGACGTCGGCCACACCGGTCGCCACGGCCATCGCCGCATGCAGGATGGTCCCGCACGCGGCGCCGCCACCGTAACCGGTCTGGGCGAAGAACTTCAGGTCGCCGATGCCGACCGCACGCGCGACGGCGGTCTCGTTGTTCGTGTCCATCGTGAACGTGGTCAGCCCGTCCACGTCGGACGGGCGCAGGCCCGCGTCGTCCAAAGCATCCAGAACCGCCTCGGCCGCCAGCCTTAGCTCACTGCGGCCGGAGTCCTTGGAGAAGTCGGTGGCGCCGATGCCAACGATCGCAGCCTTACCCGACAACATCAGGCACCCCCGATCGTGAGCGTCACGTTCGCGATGACGTGGTCACCAAGACTGTTGCGGCCGAACACTTTCAACGTGATCAGGTCATCGTCGATGGCGGTCACCTCACCGGAGAAGGTAACGGTGTCGTAGGCATACCACGGCACTCCAAGCCGTAGCCCGATCGATTTGATCAGCGCCGTCGGTCCCGCCCAGTCGGTGACGTAGCGCTGTACCAATCCCGTATCGGTCAGGATGTTGACGAAGATGTCCTTGGAACCCTTGGCCTGCGCCAGGTCCCGGTCATGGTGCACATCCTGAAAGTCCCGGGTGGCCAGCGCCGTGGAGATGATGAATGTCGGCGAACCCTCCAGCTTGAGTTCGGGCAGGACGGTGCCCACTTCCACAACGGGTGCGCTCATGCGTCCGGCTCCCAGGCGTACAGGCTCCACTGTGGCCCGGACTCGCCGGCCGGGAAGTCGATGTAGGTTGCGCGAACCGGCATTCCGATCTTGATCGCGGCATGGTCCACCCCGCGCAGCTCGCCGAGCATCCGAACGCCCTCTTCCAGTTCGACCAGCGCGATCACGAAGGGCAGGGTGCGACCGGGCACCTTCGGCGCGTGGTGCACCACGTAGCTGTACAAGGTGCCACGACCGCTGGCCACCACGAAGTCGATGGGGTCGGCTTTGTCCTGCCACACGGCCGGCACCGGCGGGTGCTGCAGGCTGCCGTCGGGCCGCCGCTGGATGCGCAACTCGTGGGCTTTGACGCCCTCCCAGAAGAACGCGGTGTCACGCGACATCGCCGGACGCATCATGGCATCGGCGTCCAGGTCCGCGGGGACGGCGGCCGCATCGGCAGTCGCATCCTGGGGTTTGAATTTCAGTATGCGCCAAGCCATCTCGGCGACATCCTCGTCGCCCACCCGCCAAGTGATGTGCTGGTTGATGAACCAGCCCTCGCCGAGCGCGGTCTGCTTCGGGCCGACGACGTCGCGCATCTCGGAGTGGATCGTGACCCGCTCACCCGGACGTAGATACCGGTGGTAGGTCTGCTCGCAGTTGGTCGCGACCACGCCGATGTAACCGGCGTCATCGAACAGCTGCATGATCGGGCCCATGGGGTCGTCGGTCGGGCGCTCCCCACCCTGGCCGAACATCGTCCAGACCTGAATCATGGCCGGCGGAGCCACGATTCCCGGATGACCCGCAGCCTTGGCGGCGGCCTCGTCGACATAGATCGGGTTGGCGTCGCCGAGGGCCTCGACCCAGTTGTTGATGATCGGCTGGTTCACCGGATCCCGGGCGTCGCGCGGCGCGGCGACAACGGTGGCGGTGATCTCCGCGACCGCTTCCTTGATGTCGGTCATCGAGGCACCCTCGGCACTTTGAGGCCGGCCGCCGCGATCATCTCGCGCATCACTTCGTTCACGCCTCCGCCGAAGGTAATCACCAGGTTGCGCTTGGTCTGCGAGTCCAGCCATTCCAGCAACTCGGCGGTGTCCGACTCGGCCGGGTTGCCGTATTTGCCGACGATCTCCTCGGCCAGTCGACCGATACGCTGAATGCTTTCGGTACCAAAGACCTTCGTCGACGCGGCATCCGCGACGTTGATATCCTCCCCGGCGGCGGCCACCTGCCAGTTGAGCAACTCGTTGATCCGCCACATCGAGTAGATCTCGCCGAGCGCGCGCTTGACGTCATCGTGGTCGATCGGCGTGACCCCGTTTCCGCCCGGCTTGGACGCCCACGCATGCAGGCGGTCGTAAATGCCCGCCGTGCGTCCAGCCGGACCCAGCATCACCCGCTCGTTGTTGAGTTGCGTGGTGATCAGCCGCCAGCCGCCGTTCTCTTCGCCGACGAGCATGTCGGCCGGCACCCGCACGTCGTTGTAGTACGTCGCATTGGTGTGGTGGGCACCGTCGGACAGGATGACCGGCGTCCAGGAGAAGCCGGGATCCTTGGTGTCGACGATCAGGATCGAAATACCCTTGTGCTTCACGGCTTCCGGGTCGGTGCGGCATGCCAGCCAGATGTAGTCGGCATCATGCCCTCCGGTGGTCCACATCTTTTGGCCGTTGACGATGTACTCGTCGCCCTGGCGCACGGCCGACGTGCGCAGCGATGCCAGATCGGTTCCCGCCTCGGGTTCGCTATAGCCGATCGCGAAGTGCACCTCACCGGCGAGGATCGCCGGCAGAAACTTCTTCTTCTGCAACTCGCTGCCGTACTGCTGCAGCGTCGGGCCGACCGTCTGCAGCGTCACCGCGGGCAGCGGCACGTCGGCGCGGTGCGCCTCGTTGACGAAAATCGACTGCTCGATCGGGCCGAAACCCAAGCCGCCGAACTCTTTTGGCCAACCGACCCCCAGCTTCCCGTCCTGGCCCATCCGCCGGATCACCGCGCGATAGGCCTCGTTGTGACGGTCGGACTCCATCGCCTTCGCCTCTTCGGGCGTAATCAGATTCGAGAAGTATTCGCGGAGCTCCGCTTGCAGCGCACGCTGCTCGGGAGTCAGGTCTATGAACATTGCGCTCCCACCAGATCGAGGCGTGCAGATGGCCCGCCCAGTAGCCGGGTCAGGTCTTTGATCGTGGAGTAGTACCGGTGCATCGGATAGGTGATGTCCATGCCCATGCCGCCGTGCAAATGATGGCAGGTCTGCATCACCGGGGGGGCCTGCGACGCGATCCAATATCCGAGCACATCGAGATCGGCCTGCAACTGGGGGGCGGGTTCGCCCCCCAAGGACAGCCGCCACACCACCGACTTCGCGGCCAAATTAATGGTGCGCGAGGCGATGTAGACCTCGGCCAGCTGCGCTGCCACGGTCTGGAAGGTCGACAGCGGCTTGCCGAACTGCTTGCGCCCGGCCACGTAGTCGGCGGTCAGCCGCAGCGCGCCGGCCACCAGCCCGTCGGCGAAGGCGCCGATCGCCGCCAGTACCAGCTCATTGACCCGGCGCGCGGTAGCACCGGCCAGCACGTCGGTGTCGGGAACCGCGACCGCGGCGAACGTCACCGTGTACTCGTCGGAACCATTTGACGTCGGCGTGCGCACCAGCTCGACGCCTTCGGCCTTCGGCGATACCACGACGACCGCGTTGTCGGCCGTCACGATGATCCAGTCCGCTTGCTCGGCATATGCCACAGCGACTTTCGTGCCGGACAACCGCCCGTCGGCGAAGGTGGTGGCGGGCCGGTCGGGCAGCGCCGAGCCGGGTTCGTTGAGCGCCGCGGTCAGCACCCCGTCCTTGGCCCCTGTTACCAAGCCGGCCAGGAATCGGTCCTGCTGTTCGTCGGAGGCCAGATCCAACAGCGGCACCACGCCGAAACCCAACGTGGCCAGGGCCGGCGTGATCGCACCGCGCCGGCCGACCTCGGTCAACACCGTGGCGACCTCGGGCAGGCCCACACCGTCACCGCCAAGGCGTTCCGGTACCGGCAGCGCCGTCACACCGCCGCGCACCAAAGCATCCCAGCCCAAATCCTTTTCGAGAACCGACGTGACCACGTCCGCGACAGCCTGCTGCGTTGCAGTGAGATCGAAGTCCATCAGTTGGCAACCGCGCTCTTTCCGGTGTAGTCGACCTGCCAGTGCTTGATGCCGTTGAGCCACCCGGACCGTAGTCGCTCGGGCTCCGAAAGCGGTTTCAGGTCGGGCATGTGGTCGGCAACGGCATTGAAGATCAGATTAATCGTCATGCGGGCCAGGTTCGCGCCGATGCAGTAGTGCGCACCGGTGCCCCCGAAGCCGACGTGCGGATTCGGGTCGCGCAGGATGTTGAACGAGTGCGGGTCGTCGAAGACCTCTTCGTCGAAGTTGGCCGACCGGTAGGACATCACCGCTCGCTGCCCCTTCTTGATCAGCACACCACCCAGCTCGACGTCCTCGTTGGCAGTGCGCTGGAAGGCCGACACCGGGGTGGCCCACCGGATGATCTCGTCGGCGGTGGTCGACGGGCGCTCCTTCTTGAACAGCTCCCACTGATCCGGGTTGTTCGCCATCGCGATCATGCCGTGGGTGATCGAGTTGCGGGTGGTCTCGTTCCCCGCGACCGCGAGCATCACCACGAAGAAGCCGAACTCGTCGTCGGAGAGCTTCTCGCCGTCGATATCGGCCTGGACGAGCGTGGTGACGATGTCGTCGGTGGGGTTCTCGTTGCGCTCGGCCGCCATCGCCATCGCGTAGGTGATCAGCTCCATCGACGACTGTGCCGGGTCCACGGTGGCGTACTCGGGGTCGGTGCCCCCGGTCATCTCGTTGGACCAGCGGAACAGCTTGTCGCGGTCCTCCTGCGGAACCCCGAGCAGACCCGCGATGGCCTGCAGCGGCAGCTCACACGAGACCTGTTCGACGAAGTCACCACTACCCTCCGCAGCGGCTGTCTTGGCGATGTTCTCCGCGCGCTGGGCGAGCTCGGCTTCCAGGCGCCCGATGGCCCGAGGCGTGAACCCACGAGAGATGATCTTGCGCAGCCGGGTGTGGTGCGGGGCGTCCATGTTCAGCATGACGCTGCGCTGCAGCTCGACCTGCTCACGCTTCATCTCCGGCGGCCAGGTCGGGATGGCGCCGTTTAGCCAGCTCGAGAAGACGTCACTGCGGCGCGAGATCTCCTTGACGTCGGCGTGCTTGGTGACGATCCAGTAGCCGTTGTCTTCGAAGCCGCCCGAACCGCCCGGGATGTCGACCCAGTGAATGGGTTCGGCCTTGCGTAGCTCGGCGAGCTCCGCGACCGGCAGCCCGGCCAGGTTGACGTCGGGGTCCAGAAAGTCGAAGTCTGCGGGAATGTTGGGGGGTGCCATGCTGTATGCGCTCCTCAATTGCAACGTGTTCTAGTGCCAGTAAAACACGCCTCCTGCGCTGATAAAAGCCGCCCAGGCATCCTCGCTTGTCAGAGTAATGAAACGTGTTCTAGCCTGACGGAATGGGTAACCCTGTCATCGTTGAAGCCACTCGCAGCCCCATCGGCAAGCGAAACGGTTGGCTGTCCGGTCTGCACGCCACCGAGTTACTCGGGGCCACGCAGAAGGCTCTCGTGGAGAAGGCCGGCATCCAAGCCGGCGACGTCGAGCAGGTCATCGGCGGCTGCGTCACGCAGTTCGGCGAGCAGTCCAACAACATCACCCGGGTGAGCTGGCTGGTTGCCGGGCTCCCCGAGCATGTCGGCGCCGCAACCGTGGACTGCCAGTGCGGCAGCGGCCAGCAGGCCAACGGCCTGATCGCGGGCCTGATCGCAGTGGGTGCCATCGACGTCGGCATCGCGTGCGGCATCGAGGCGATGAGCCGGGTCGGGTTGGGCGCCAACGCCGGCCCCGACCGCGGGATCCTGCGGCCGGCGTCGTGGGACATCGATCTGCCGGATCAGTTCACCGCCGCCGAGCGCATCGCCAAGCGTCGCGGCATCACCCGCGAGGACATCGACCAGTTCGGCTTCGACTCGCAGCGCAAGGCCCAGCAGGCGTGGGCCGAAGGCCGGTTCGACCGCGAGATCAGCGGGATCGAGGCGCCCGTGCTCGACGAGAACAAGCAGCCGACCAGCGACCGTCATGTCGTGACCAAGGACCAGGGTCTGCGCGACACCACGCTGGAGGGCCTGGCCTCGCTGAAGCCGGTGATCGAGGGCGGGATCCATACGGCGGGTACGTCATCGCAGATCTCCGACGGCGCGGCGGCCGTGTTGTGGATGGACGAGGACAAGGCCAAGGCGCTGGGTCTGAAGCCGCGGGCCCGCATCATCAGCCAGGCGCTGGTCGGCGCCGAGCCCTACTACCACCTGGACGGGCCGGTGCAGTCGACCGCCAAGGTGCTGGAAAAGGCCGGCATGAAGATGGGCGACATCGACATCACCGAGATCAACGAGGCGTTCGCGTCGGTGGTGCTGTCCTGGGCGCGGGTGCACAACCCCGACATGGACAAGGTGAACGTCAACGGTGGCGCGATCGCGTTGGGTCACCCGGTCGGCAGCACCGGCAGCCGGCTGATCACCACCGCGTTGCACGAGCTGGAGCGTACGGATCAGACCACCGCGCTGATCACGATGTGCGCTGGTGGCGCACTGTCCACCGGCACCATCATCGAGCGCATCTAGCACCAGAGTGCTTGTCACGAAGCCGGTTTCGCAGGAGAACCGCATCGCGGCGGCGCAGGCGTATATCGATGCGCTTGTCAGCCATGCCGGCGATGCGGTCCCGTTCGCGGCGGGATGCACCCGCATCGAGCAGGGATTCAAGAACGGCTTCTCCGGAAATCACCTGCGGCGCAGCCTCAATCGCGGGCTCCAATACCGGCTACTCGCCGGGACCACGCCGCCGGACTATTCCATCAACGGCGACGAGGTGCGTGCCGAATACCACGTGCTGACCAAGGCGGCGTTCGGCGGACGCCGCGTCGGCGCGCGCGTTGACGAGACGTTCGTGATCCCCGCCGAAAGCCCGGACGGGCGGGCGGAAATCCACCACATCAGGGTTCGGTTTCACCCCTTCATTCAGCACAGCCGGTGACGACGCGGCCCGCGGAGCGGGGCGCGCAGGAGACCGCCAGATTCAGCACAGAGGACGTCATGGAAAAGCCCAAATCTCTCAACTCACCCGTCGTCGGCTTCTTCATCAAGTGGATGTCGAAGGGCAACACGTGGATCTACAAGCGCAGCAACGGAAAACTCGGCGGCGTGTTCCAGAAGGCGCCGGTCGCTCTGCTCACCACGACCGGACGCAAGACCGGTGAGCCCCGGGTGAGCCCGCTGCTCTATCTGCGCGAGGGCAATCGCGTGATCCTGGTCGCGTCAAGGGGCGGTAGCGACAAGCACCCGATGTGGTACCTCAACCTCAAGGCCAATCCCAAAGTCTCGGTGCAGATTAAGGACGAGGTCCTGCAGTTGACGGCGCGCGACGCCACGGAGGCAGAGCGTGCAGAGTATTGGCCGAAGTTGGACGCCATGTACCCGTCATTCGGCGACTACCGGTCGTGGACCGAGCGGGTGATCCCGATCGTCATCTGCGACCCGTAGGCCGGGCGTACCGATCGCATCCCGTCGCTGAATGGCCCGCGACAACGAGACACGAGCCGGGCCCAGCTGCTACAACGAACGTGGCAGACCCATGCGGGGCTCCACCATCGACGGGAGCGCAGTTATGACGAGACCGGCCGCACCCTCGACCTCCGACTCCGCCGCCCGATTCCCCTGCTCACCAACCATCAGCCCGGCGCGACGCGGCGTCATTTTCGCAGCGCTTTCGCTCGGGGTCTTGATCGCGGCGATGGACCAGGCAATGGTGGTGCCCGCATTGCCGACGATCGTGGAAGACCTGGGCGGCTCCGGTCAGCAATCGTGGGTCGTCGCCGCCTATCTACTCGGGGGCATCGTCGTCGTACCGGCAGCCGGCAAGCTCGGTGACCTGTTGGGCCGCAAGCGGGTGCTGGAAAGTGCCGTCGCAGTCTTTCTGCTCGGCTCGGTACTGTGCGCGTCCTCCGAAACGATGACCATGTTGGCACTTTCGCGAGTGGTGCAGGGTATCGGCGCGGGGGCGACGTCGGTGACGGCCGCGGCGCTGGTCGGTGAGGTGTTCCCGATCCGGGACCGCGGCAGCTATCAAGGCATCCTGGGGGCGGTGTTCGGCGTAGCCACCGTCGCGGGCCCGTTGCTCGGCGGCTTCTTCACCGACTACCTGAACTGGCGGGGGGCCTTCTGGGTCAACGTGCCGACCTCCATCGCAGTTCTCGCGGTGGCCGCCGCGACCATCCCCGCGCTGCCTCGGCGTCCCAAACCGGCCATCGATTACGTCGGCATCGTGGTGATCGCCCTGGCCACTACGGCTTTGATCATGGCAACGAGTTGGGGCGGAACCACCTACCCGTGGGGCTCGGCGCCGATCATCGCGCTGTTCGCGGGTGCCGCGGTGGCGCTGCTCGTCTTCGTCCGGGTGGAAAGCCGGGCTCCCGCGGGCATCCTGCCGCCGCGACTGTTTCGCAGCCCGGTGTTCTCGGTGTGCTCCCTGCTGTCGTTGCTGGTCGGTTTCGCCATGTTGGGCGCACTCACCTTCGTGCCGATGTACCTGCGCTACGTCGGCGGTGTCTCGCCCACCACCTCCGGCCTGCGTACGCTGCCCATGGTGGTCGGGCTGCTGACCACCTCGCTGGCCGCGGGCACCCTGGTCGGCCGGACCGGCCGGTACAAGATCTTTCCGCTCGCAGGCACGGCATTGATGGCCGTCGGCTTCTTGCTGATGGCGCGGATGGACGAGTCGACGCCCTGGCTGGTGCAGTTCTGCTACCTCATCATCCTGGGTGCCGGGATCGGCTTCTCCATGCAGGTGCTGATCCTGATCGTGCAGAGCACTTCACGTTTCGAGGACCTGGGCCTGGCCACCTCGGGCGTGACGTTCTTCCGTTTGGTCGGCGGAGCTTTCGGCGCGGCGATATTCGGTGCGCTGTTCGCCAACTTCCTGAACCGACGAGTGGGCTCAACCTTGGCGTCCCGTGGCGTGCCCGTCGAGGCCGTGCGTTCGCCGGCCGCTCTGCATCGACTCCCCAAGGACGTCGCGGAAGCGGTGGTGCGGGCGTACGCCGGGTCGCTGGGGCAGGTATTTCTGTGCGCGGCCTTCGTCGCGCTGGCGGGATTCGTCCTCGCGCTGTTTCTGCGCGAGGCTCCCCTGAACGCGATCCACGACAGCCCAAGCTGCCTGGGAGACGGCTTCGCTGTACCGAGAATCAAAACGCCCCAGGACGTTTTGGAGATCGCCGTCGGACGCCTGCTGGACGAGACGCCTGAGCTACCACTGGGCGATCTCGCCGAGCAGCCGGGTTGTACGCTCGACGTCGCCGGGCTGTGGGCAGTGTTGCGGATTTACCAGTACGAGCGATGGTTCGATGCGGCCCGGCTCGCCGACATCGCCACCCACCTGCACCTACCCCACCAAGTTCTCGAGCCTCTCTTCGACCGCCTCGTCGAGACCGGTTATGCGTTACGCGAGGGGGACCGGCTCTCCCTGACCGCGGACGGACTGCGGCACGTCGACTCCCTGGCCGGCCTCGTCCGGCGGCGGCTCGTCGAGCATCTGGCCGCGTCGTCCGGCGCCGTCGAGCTTCCCGACGACGAGGAGTTCGACGCCGCCCTGCGGCGCATCGCCG from the Mycobacterium lentiflavum genome contains:
- a CDS encoding MDR family MFS transporter; its protein translation is MTRPAAPSTSDSAARFPCSPTISPARRGVIFAALSLGVLIAAMDQAMVVPALPTIVEDLGGSGQQSWVVAAYLLGGIVVVPAAGKLGDLLGRKRVLESAVAVFLLGSVLCASSETMTMLALSRVVQGIGAGATSVTAAALVGEVFPIRDRGSYQGILGAVFGVATVAGPLLGGFFTDYLNWRGAFWVNVPTSIAVLAVAAATIPALPRRPKPAIDYVGIVVIALATTALIMATSWGGTTYPWGSAPIIALFAGAAVALLVFVRVESRAPAGILPPRLFRSPVFSVCSLLSLLVGFAMLGALTFVPMYLRYVGGVSPTTSGLRTLPMVVGLLTTSLAAGTLVGRTGRYKIFPLAGTALMAVGFLLMARMDESTPWLVQFCYLIILGAGIGFSMQVLILIVQSTSRFEDLGLATSGVTFFRLVGGAFGAAIFGALFANFLNRRVGSTLASRGVPVEAVRSPAALHRLPKDVAEAVVRAYAGSLGQVFLCAAFVALAGFVLALFLREAPLNAIHDSPSCLGDGFAVPRIKTPQDVLEIAVGRLLDETPELPLGDLAEQPGCTLDVAGLWAVLRIYQYERWFDAARLADIATHLHLPHQVLEPLFDRLVETGYALREGDRLSLTADGLRHVDSLAGLVRRRLVEHLAASSGAVELPDDEEFDAALRRIADGVLVQRDWDDDVGGLVVSGSATAPVSR